A single Candidatus Thalassolituus haligoni DNA region contains:
- a CDS encoding PilC/PilY family type IV pilus protein, which yields MKLYWFTLIALGLFSHLPALADDTEIYVQRTTAASPNVVFIMDTSGSMNGNVYEDGKYVGSRLDVVREAAVEVINSTSNINISLFRFNSSNSQGAWMSSPMLSIDAEGVRNMVKDILYSYAPGGGTPITESIYEAAAYLRGDAMKYGKTTTANSDLCMVWEEQEVPVSSFSSQSASTRGLAQSNASAKAYGGVDTNLWWFRMMANGDAWAVKNYYIKSKKNSLEWLSWNKARKNYSGKQKLDSYGVTKSEYEASEPAWFMVMDAWMWSYVVNTSTGLYTAWDDIPEWFRTNALQYTYGIDKATYISYTASSIVDDSGDDPGDDPDPETETVLVCTEYLNLDDTHDGHGNYVSPITEECQTNHVVIFTDGEPNSDTDINSKVQSLLKELPSADFPNDSDFSANCSGNGGCAEEISYYLYNADNSDAFEGRQAIYVHTIGGFVGGSTQERLDDMASYGGGVSGNGSDSASLRLALTKIFENISKTSGTFAAPAVAVNAYNNLEHLDQLYYSVFSPSTAANWKGNIKRYRLDTSGDIMDADGDLAVDSTTGYFADNARSYWTLDEDAPDGETVNKGGIARRLSDPANRKIMTDISGSTISSAANRITSSNTTLLSNLPTTVPADDKADFIRWLAGYDPSSASTSAPRREMEDALHSRPVLLSYSSGSTTKTALFVGTNSGYLHAFNTDEDNPKEYFAFIPSDLFDSAYAYFSKSAERSYGLDGYISKYHIDTNGNNIIDSGEKAYLYTGMRRGGRNYYALDVSDLDAPKLAWTIKGGSGDFAELGQTWSKMLPVTVLWKGKQTDVLMFAGGYDATEDDNAKRTTHSMGNAIYMVEPATGKLLWKASSSSGNLKLSEMTSGIVGDLVPADNDGDGDVDTLYAADLGGRIWRLDLAQEDDLSNSPATFATGGVIADLGKDETEANNVRFFSTPDLTYSSRDTFLDKTTGASYSAGRYQLVIGSGYRAHPLNTATQDRIYIINDFNVDTAPETYTSVTLDDLVEYNKLATADTDKLKNGVYLDLSGSGEKVLSNAITLNYYSYINSYQPSDSSYRSGCEPDTGKSTLYVLSLQYSAGAASLYKEAIESNFPGIQDTPVVVYQEKEVDGDGNSNGDNSTDDQTEYCQSITDFDYLTHLVDSGVCPADLLDGPDGTDDTDLTDCSSNCDTTDGSGSDDSSGSGNDSDGGGSIISSPSIVNGTTTVEVTGGDDPVEQAYWRELEQ from the coding sequence ATGAAACTCTACTGGTTCACCCTGATTGCCTTGGGATTGTTTAGTCATCTTCCCGCCTTGGCCGACGATACTGAAATTTACGTTCAGCGTACCACTGCCGCCTCTCCCAACGTGGTATTTATTATGGATACCTCCGGCAGCATGAATGGCAACGTCTACGAAGATGGCAAATACGTCGGCTCACGCCTTGACGTGGTAAGAGAAGCCGCTGTCGAAGTCATCAACAGTACATCCAATATCAATATATCGCTGTTCCGTTTTAACAGTTCCAACTCCCAGGGTGCCTGGATGAGCAGCCCCATGTTATCGATTGATGCGGAAGGCGTCCGTAACATGGTCAAGGACATCCTCTACTCCTACGCGCCCGGCGGCGGCACACCCATTACCGAAAGTATTTACGAGGCTGCTGCCTATCTGCGCGGCGATGCCATGAAGTACGGTAAAACCACCACAGCCAACTCAGACTTGTGCATGGTGTGGGAAGAGCAGGAAGTACCCGTTTCCAGCTTCAGTTCTCAGTCAGCATCAACCAGAGGGCTGGCGCAATCCAATGCTTCCGCCAAAGCCTACGGCGGCGTTGATACCAATCTCTGGTGGTTCCGTATGATGGCGAATGGCGACGCCTGGGCCGTCAAAAACTATTACATCAAAAGCAAGAAAAACAGTCTGGAGTGGCTATCCTGGAACAAAGCCCGTAAAAACTACTCCGGCAAACAAAAGCTTGATAGTTATGGCGTAACCAAATCCGAATACGAAGCCAGTGAACCGGCCTGGTTTATGGTTATGGATGCCTGGATGTGGTCCTATGTCGTTAATACCAGCACTGGTCTTTATACCGCCTGGGATGACATACCTGAATGGTTTCGTACCAACGCACTTCAGTACACCTATGGTATTGATAAAGCCACCTACATTTCCTATACCGCCTCATCCATTGTTGACGACTCAGGCGATGACCCTGGTGACGACCCAGACCCAGAGACTGAAACGGTACTGGTGTGTACCGAATATTTGAATCTTGATGATACCCACGATGGTCATGGCAACTATGTTTCCCCTATCACCGAAGAATGCCAAACAAACCATGTGGTTATTTTCACTGATGGAGAACCCAACAGTGATACGGATATCAATTCAAAAGTGCAATCATTGTTAAAAGAACTGCCCAGCGCCGATTTCCCCAATGACAGTGACTTCAGCGCTAATTGCAGCGGTAATGGTGGCTGCGCCGAAGAAATCTCCTACTACCTTTATAACGCCGACAATAGTGATGCCTTCGAAGGCAGGCAGGCAATTTATGTACACACAATTGGTGGTTTTGTTGGTGGCAGCACCCAGGAACGTCTCGATGATATGGCATCGTATGGCGGCGGCGTGTCCGGTAACGGCTCCGATTCTGCGTCGTTACGCCTGGCACTGACCAAGATTTTTGAGAATATTTCCAAAACCTCCGGCACATTTGCCGCACCTGCGGTTGCCGTTAATGCCTACAACAACCTTGAGCACCTCGATCAACTGTATTATTCCGTCTTCAGTCCATCAACAGCAGCCAACTGGAAAGGTAATATCAAACGTTACCGACTGGATACCAGTGGCGATATTATGGATGCCGATGGCGACCTGGCTGTCGATTCGACAACCGGCTATTTTGCCGATAATGCCCGTAGCTACTGGACGCTCGACGAAGATGCACCCGATGGCGAAACCGTCAACAAGGGTGGCATAGCCCGTCGATTGTCTGACCCGGCCAACCGCAAAATCATGACCGATATCTCCGGTAGCACCATCAGCAGCGCGGCGAATCGGATTACCAGTAGCAATACGACACTGCTCAGCAACCTGCCTACCACGGTACCAGCTGATGACAAGGCTGATTTTATACGCTGGCTGGCTGGCTACGACCCCAGCTCTGCCAGTACCAGCGCTCCTCGACGAGAAATGGAAGATGCCCTGCACAGTCGCCCGGTACTGCTCTCGTATAGCTCCGGCAGCACGACCAAAACCGCCCTGTTTGTCGGTACCAACTCCGGTTACCTGCATGCATTTAATACCGATGAAGATAACCCCAAGGAATATTTTGCCTTTATCCCTTCTGATCTGTTTGACAGCGCCTATGCCTACTTCAGCAAGAGTGCAGAGCGCAGCTACGGACTGGATGGCTATATTTCCAAATATCACATTGATACTAATGGCAATAATATTATCGACTCGGGTGAAAAAGCCTACCTGTATACCGGGATGCGCCGCGGCGGACGGAATTACTATGCTCTCGACGTCAGCGATCTGGATGCTCCAAAGTTGGCCTGGACCATCAAGGGCGGTAGTGGCGATTTTGCAGAACTGGGACAAACCTGGTCCAAAATGCTGCCGGTTACCGTACTGTGGAAAGGCAAACAAACCGATGTCCTGATGTTTGCCGGTGGCTATGATGCAACCGAAGACGACAATGCCAAACGCACGACTCACAGCATGGGGAATGCGATTTATATGGTGGAACCGGCAACCGGCAAGCTGCTCTGGAAAGCATCCAGCTCCAGTGGCAATCTGAAGCTCAGCGAGATGACCAGCGGTATTGTCGGCGACCTTGTACCTGCCGATAACGACGGTGATGGCGATGTAGACACCTTGTATGCCGCCGATCTGGGAGGTCGTATCTGGCGCCTCGACCTGGCTCAGGAAGATGATTTATCCAATAGTCCCGCCACCTTTGCCACAGGTGGGGTGATAGCAGACTTGGGCAAGGACGAGACCGAAGCCAACAACGTGCGGTTTTTCTCTACCCCGGATCTGACCTATTCTTCCCGCGATACCTTTTTGGACAAAACCACCGGGGCTAGCTACTCCGCCGGTCGTTACCAACTGGTGATTGGCTCCGGTTATCGTGCTCACCCATTAAACACCGCCACCCAGGATCGGATTTATATTATCAACGACTTTAATGTTGATACCGCGCCCGAGACCTATACCAGTGTTACGCTGGATGATCTGGTGGAGTACAACAAACTTGCCACTGCCGACACCGACAAATTAAAAAATGGTGTATACCTCGATTTATCCGGCAGTGGTGAAAAAGTGCTGTCAAATGCCATCACTTTAAACTACTACAGCTATATCAACAGTTATCAGCCATCGGATTCGTCCTACCGCTCAGGTTGCGAGCCGGATACCGGAAAGAGCACCCTGTATGTTCTGTCATTGCAATACAGTGCAGGGGCTGCTTCGCTGTACAAGGAAGCGATTGAGTCCAACTTCCCCGGCATCCAGGACACTCCTGTTGTGGTGTATCAGGAAAAAGAGGTGGATGGCGATGGCAATAGCAATGGCGATAATTCAACCGATGATCAGACCGAATACTGCCAATCGATTACGGATTTTGATTACCTGACGCACCTTGTTGATAGCGGGGTTTGTCCTGCTGATTTACTTGATGGCCCTGATGGTACTGATGACACAGACTTAACGGACTGCAGCAGTAATTGCGACACAACCGATGGTAGTGGCAGTGACGATAGTAGTGGCAGTGGCAATGATAGTGACGGTGGCGGTTCGATAATTTCATCACCCTCGATCGTTAATGGCACAACAACGGTTGAAGTAACCGGTGGGGATGACCCCGTAGAGCAGGCCTACTGGAGGGAACTGGAGCAATGA
- a CDS encoding PilW family protein — protein sequence MKTFRFKQQGMTLIELMIAGVISIIIGLVVMQLMIGSNRASNRIDGMAQAQENARFTLTWLAKQVRHAGFNPELFGAAIQPVADLCAGAGVVPPANDAACTWEATDQAGDRLAIRRKFRDTTDNTWDQFTCSGVDLAGLPGVDDESVIIDVYWVALNTSGGTDDEYDDVLRCASYLENSGADTILSGGVQTIASGIESFQVLYADPGAGGTNATRYVPADQATITDVTTIRIAILARAFSDAARVQGKRSYIVLDANPITLEDNTPRQILATTVFFPNR from the coding sequence GTGAAAACCTTTCGTTTCAAACAACAGGGCATGACACTGATCGAGCTGATGATCGCTGGAGTTATCTCGATCATCATTGGCCTGGTCGTGATGCAATTAATGATAGGTTCAAATCGCGCATCGAACCGTATTGACGGCATGGCACAAGCACAAGAAAACGCCCGTTTTACCCTGACCTGGTTGGCCAAACAGGTTCGCCATGCAGGTTTTAACCCAGAGCTGTTTGGCGCTGCGATTCAACCAGTGGCTGACCTTTGCGCTGGCGCTGGCGTTGTGCCGCCAGCCAACGATGCAGCTTGCACCTGGGAAGCGACAGATCAGGCCGGAGACCGACTGGCAATCCGTCGCAAATTTAGAGATACAACAGATAACACCTGGGATCAGTTTACCTGCAGCGGCGTTGACCTGGCAGGCTTGCCGGGTGTCGATGATGAGTCTGTTATTATTGACGTCTACTGGGTTGCATTAAATACCAGCGGAGGCACGGATGACGAATACGATGACGTACTGCGTTGTGCCAGTTATCTCGAGAACAGCGGTGCGGATACCATCCTCAGTGGCGGTGTTCAAACCATCGCCTCCGGTATCGAATCCTTTCAGGTGTTGTACGCAGACCCTGGCGCAGGTGGCACCAATGCCACCCGTTATGTACCGGCCGACCAGGCAACCATCACTGACGTAACAACGATCCGTATTGCCATCCTGGCCAGAGCCTTCAGTGATGCTGCCAGGGTACAAGGAAAACGCAGCTATATTGTACTGGATGCCAATCCGATTACGCTGGAAGACAACACACCGCGCCAGATTCTGGCAACGACCGTGTTTTTCCCTAACCGCTAA
- a CDS encoding type IV pilin protein, producing MRLSSRTSRTRGVTLIELMVVIAIIGILAAIAIPGYHNYVRRALRTDTIKELSRIMAAQERYYSDELTYSADLSQLGLTLNGGFYLIKDSGNGSTIYQVAAASCNGAPLTQCVQITATPQGTQAADGTLLMDSTGSQTRTVGADVYEW from the coding sequence ATGAGATTGTCTTCGAGAACGTCCAGAACACGCGGTGTTACCCTGATTGAACTGATGGTGGTGATTGCCATCATCGGTATTCTGGCAGCTATCGCTATTCCGGGCTATCACAATTATGTACGTCGTGCGCTTAGAACCGATACGATCAAGGAGCTCTCTCGTATCATGGCAGCACAAGAGCGCTACTACTCTGATGAACTGACGTACAGCGCCGACTTGAGCCAGCTGGGTCTGACCTTGAATGGCGGTTTTTACCTGATCAAGGATAGCGGCAACGGCAGCACGATATACCAGGTCGCCGCCGCCAGCTGCAATGGTGCCCCTCTGACTCAATGTGTCCAGATAACCGCCACGCCTCAAGGCACACAAGCAGCCGACGGGACTCTGTTGATGGATTCAACCGGAAGCCAGACTCGTACCGTAGGAGCCGATGTGTACGAATGGTAG
- a CDS encoding sigma-54-dependent transcriptional regulator: MKKYSALIIDDEPDIRQLIALTLSRMDMECYQAANVSEALALLAERPYHFCVTDMKLPDGNGLEIIQLCHARYADMPVAMITAYGSMDMAVEALKAGAFDVVAKPLDIARLRELVAAALQLTRVPVHLESLPSSDALLGRSGAMMALKDKIQKVARTQAPVFIHGESGTGKELVARLIHHQSSRADNPFIPVNCGAIPKDLMESEFFGHKRGSFTGASADKDGFFKAAEGGTLFLDEVAELPLDMQAKLLRVIQEKATRAVGSEHESPIDVRILSASHKDLAKMVEEERFRQDLFFRLDVIQIAVPRLRERQEDIPTLINHFIRKYSREWGMPEASVGRDAMAALMDYNYPGNVRELENILQRAVTMAEGDEINQLDLNLPVHDKDPATRLLMPAIDPAAAIETSNLEDYLENIERSAITQALEATRWNKTAAAEKLGISFRALRYRCKKLDID, from the coding sequence ATGAAAAAATACTCCGCCCTGATCATCGACGACGAGCCGGATATACGCCAGCTGATCGCCCTGACCCTGAGTCGCATGGACATGGAGTGTTACCAGGCCGCCAACGTCAGTGAGGCATTAGCCTTGCTCGCCGAGCGGCCTTACCACTTTTGCGTCACCGATATGAAACTGCCGGATGGCAACGGTCTGGAGATTATCCAGCTGTGCCATGCTCGCTATGCTGATATGCCAGTCGCCATGATCACCGCCTATGGCAGCATGGATATGGCGGTTGAGGCGTTAAAAGCCGGTGCTTTTGACGTGGTTGCCAAACCGCTGGATATTGCCCGTTTGCGTGAGCTGGTTGCAGCGGCATTACAACTGACCCGAGTACCGGTACATCTGGAATCCCTGCCTTCCAGCGATGCCCTGCTCGGACGTTCTGGCGCCATGATGGCGCTCAAGGACAAGATCCAGAAAGTCGCCCGAACCCAGGCACCGGTATTTATCCACGGCGAATCCGGCACCGGCAAGGAACTGGTCGCACGACTGATCCACCATCAGAGCTCTCGCGCCGATAATCCCTTTATTCCGGTCAACTGTGGCGCCATTCCAAAAGACCTGATGGAAAGCGAATTCTTTGGCCATAAACGTGGCTCCTTTACTGGTGCCAGTGCTGACAAGGATGGTTTTTTCAAAGCGGCAGAAGGCGGCACCCTGTTCCTTGATGAAGTCGCTGAATTACCCCTCGACATGCAGGCCAAACTGCTACGAGTGATTCAAGAAAAAGCCACCCGAGCCGTCGGCAGCGAGCATGAATCTCCGATCGACGTCCGCATTCTCAGCGCCAGCCACAAGGATCTGGCTAAAATGGTAGAAGAAGAACGCTTCCGCCAGGATTTGTTTTTTCGCCTTGATGTGATCCAGATTGCCGTACCCCGGCTACGTGAACGGCAGGAAGATATTCCCACCTTGATTAATCACTTTATCCGTAAATACAGCCGCGAATGGGGCATGCCGGAAGCCAGCGTCGGTCGTGATGCCATGGCAGCCCTGATGGACTACAACTACCCCGGCAACGTCCGGGAACTGGAAAACATCCTCCAACGAGCCGTCACCATGGCGGAAGGCGATGAGATTAACCAGCTCGATCTGAATCTGCCCGTGCATGATAAAGACCCCGCCACCCGATTACTGATGCCCGCCATCGACCCGGCCGCCGCCATCGAAACCAGCAATCTGGAAGACTATCTGGAAAACATTGAACGCAGTGCCATCACCCAGGCATTGGAGGCTACCCGCTGGAACAAGACCGCCGCCGCCGAAAAGCTTGGAATCAGCTTCCGGGCACTGCGTTATCGTTGCAAAAAGCTGGATATCGATTAA
- the ispH gene encoding 4-hydroxy-3-methylbut-2-enyl diphosphate reductase, giving the protein MQIKLANPRGFCAGVDRAIDIVNRALELFDPPIYVRHEVVHNKFVVNDLRQRGAIFVDELDEVPDGSIVIFSAHGVAQTVRKNATDRGLKVFDATCPLVTKVHLEVARYSADGSECVLIGHKGHPEVEGTMGQYDHRRGGGIYLVENEQDVTNLVVRDASRLSYVTQTTLSMDDTAKVIDALREQFPQIQGPRKNDICYATQNRQDAVKQLAAECEVLLVVGSPNSSNSNRLRELGERMGAKAYLVDNASEIRGEWLQGIHSVGVTAGASAPEVLVKEVVQCLVDQGGQAPQEVQGTEENVVFSLPQELRLKEV; this is encoded by the coding sequence ATGCAGATTAAGCTCGCCAACCCGCGCGGGTTTTGTGCCGGAGTTGATCGTGCCATTGATATCGTCAACCGGGCGCTGGAGTTGTTCGATCCACCGATTTATGTGCGCCATGAAGTGGTGCACAACAAGTTTGTGGTGAACGACTTACGTCAGCGTGGGGCCATTTTTGTTGATGAGCTGGATGAAGTACCGGATGGCAGCATTGTTATCTTCTCGGCTCATGGTGTTGCTCAGACGGTGCGCAAAAATGCCACGGATCGGGGCTTGAAAGTCTTTGATGCCACCTGCCCGCTGGTGACCAAGGTGCACCTCGAAGTGGCCCGTTACAGCGCCGATGGCAGTGAATGTGTGTTGATTGGCCACAAAGGGCACCCGGAAGTGGAAGGCACCATGGGCCAGTATGATCACCGTCGGGGAGGGGGCATCTATCTGGTTGAAAATGAGCAGGATGTAACCAATCTGGTAGTCCGGGATGCCTCACGCTTGTCGTATGTCACCCAGACGACGTTATCGATGGACGATACCGCCAAGGTGATTGACGCTCTGAGAGAGCAATTTCCCCAGATTCAGGGGCCGCGCAAGAACGACATTTGTTATGCCACCCAAAACCGTCAGGACGCTGTCAAGCAATTGGCTGCAGAATGCGAAGTTTTACTGGTGGTTGGTTCCCCCAACAGTTCCAACTCCAATCGCTTGCGAGAGCTGGGCGAGCGTATGGGTGCCAAAGCGTATCTGGTGGATAACGCCAGTGAAATTCGTGGCGAATGGCTGCAAGGTATCCATAGCGTTGGCGTAACCGCCGGGGCATCAGCACCGGAAGTACTGGTAAAAGAAGTGGTGCAGTGCCTGGTGGATCAGGGTGGCCAAGCACCACAAGAAGTGCAGGGCACCGAAGAAAATGTGGTGTTTTCGCTGCCGCAAGAACTCAGATTGAAGGAGGTCTGA
- a CDS encoding PAS domain-containing sensor histidine kinase, with the protein MSSNVSDLVVNGKRLLKIYSYYSLLLALLIMAVHATGGTALIGHDAPNASLIATVLYVMVAASFVAIASLGPHVQLATSYFFLETAILSVLMFASGGLDTGFSSLILICVVIANLLAPGVLGFAVAAWTTLAILVIQHFWPEHYQAGELVNSGVYGFLCFLLAALTQALSRRLNSALELARDQSLRLRRLSKISWQALADLPNGIIACDRDNRILFFNQQAQRWLGISDEESLPQPLLIALTEPGRKHALKIYGESLLVSKMPLPDSMPGDYLVFMEDQSRIAATAQQLKLASLGRLTASIAHEIRNPLSALRQASQLLAETPYLKEEELYLSQVIEQHCMRINRTVEDILQLSRKRQPAIEVLRLKPWLEHFREQFMAMQKGQSFQLVIRCHEHQQVAFDPDHLQQILHNLCANGLRYAIRQQPDNARLVLSAQAQEHNRLLLDVLDNGTGIADEQIEQLFEPFFTTEHNGTGLGLYLCRELCEANQANIQYHRTRSGSCFRLTLRTDIIL; encoded by the coding sequence ATGTCGTCTAACGTGAGCGATCTGGTTGTCAACGGCAAGCGCCTGCTAAAAATTTACAGCTATTACTCTCTGCTCCTGGCCTTGCTGATCATGGCGGTACATGCCACCGGTGGTACCGCTCTGATTGGCCACGACGCGCCTAATGCCAGTTTGATTGCGACGGTACTTTATGTCATGGTCGCGGCCAGCTTTGTTGCCATTGCCAGCCTCGGCCCCCATGTTCAACTAGCAACCAGTTATTTCTTTCTCGAAACGGCGATTCTCTCGGTACTGATGTTTGCCTCCGGCGGGCTTGATACTGGTTTTTCCAGTCTGATTCTTATCTGTGTAGTGATCGCCAACCTGCTGGCACCCGGAGTGCTCGGGTTTGCAGTCGCCGCCTGGACCACCCTGGCCATTTTGGTAATCCAGCATTTCTGGCCAGAACATTATCAGGCAGGCGAACTGGTTAATTCCGGTGTTTACGGTTTTTTATGTTTTTTACTCGCGGCCCTGACCCAGGCGTTGTCCCGACGTCTGAACAGCGCCCTGGAGCTGGCCAGAGACCAGTCATTACGATTACGCCGCCTCAGCAAGATCAGCTGGCAGGCACTGGCGGACTTGCCCAATGGCATTATTGCCTGCGACCGCGATAACCGTATTCTGTTTTTTAACCAGCAGGCGCAACGCTGGCTTGGTATCAGTGATGAAGAATCACTGCCCCAGCCCCTGCTCATCGCTCTGACGGAGCCAGGCCGCAAACACGCACTCAAGATATACGGTGAATCCCTGTTGGTCAGCAAGATGCCGCTGCCGGATTCCATGCCAGGCGACTATCTGGTGTTTATGGAAGACCAGTCTCGCATTGCCGCAACAGCGCAACAACTCAAGCTGGCCTCACTCGGACGTCTGACCGCCAGTATCGCCCACGAAATACGTAATCCGCTCAGTGCCTTGCGCCAGGCCAGCCAGTTGCTGGCAGAAACCCCGTATCTCAAGGAAGAAGAACTGTATCTCAGCCAGGTCATCGAGCAGCACTGCATGCGTATCAACCGTACGGTGGAAGACATCCTGCAACTCAGCCGCAAGCGCCAACCAGCCATCGAAGTATTACGGCTAAAGCCCTGGCTCGAGCATTTTCGTGAACAGTTTATGGCCATGCAAAAAGGCCAATCGTTCCAGCTGGTGATTCGCTGTCATGAACACCAGCAAGTGGCGTTTGACCCTGACCACTTGCAGCAAATATTGCACAATCTGTGCGCCAATGGCCTGCGTTATGCAATCAGGCAACAACCTGACAACGCCCGCCTGGTTCTCTCAGCACAAGCCCAGGAACATAACCGGCTTCTACTTGATGTGCTGGATAACGGCACGGGGATTGCCGATGAACAAATCGAACAGCTGTTCGAACCTTTTTTTACCACGGAACACAATGGCACCGGGCTGGGACTCTACCTCTGTCGCGAGTTGTGCGAAGCCAACCAGGCCAACATCCAGTATCATCGCACCCGGTCGGGTTCCTGTTTCCGCCTGACATTAAGAACGGACATTATCCTATGA
- a CDS encoding GspH/FimT family pseudopilin, which translates to MILVKRVPEPRRASPPGFTLIELMVTIAVFAILAAVGTPSMTRYFNNQTADRIVRQLNTDIQFARNHALAYKLDVNIQPKSGSWSNGWEVREASSNILVRQATLDPTAGTVSASSMSSGNILAFNGAGRATAVGALTITITGCTGDRVYRIEILSIGQIIRSESSCV; encoded by the coding sequence ATGATACTGGTCAAGCGGGTTCCCGAACCAAGGAGAGCCTCGCCACCCGGTTTCACCCTGATCGAGTTAATGGTCACCATCGCTGTGTTTGCTATTCTCGCGGCGGTGGGCACCCCCTCTATGACCCGCTACTTTAATAACCAGACCGCAGACCGGATAGTGCGGCAGCTGAATACGGATATCCAGTTTGCTCGCAACCATGCACTGGCCTACAAGCTGGATGTTAACATCCAACCCAAATCCGGCAGCTGGAGTAATGGCTGGGAAGTTCGGGAGGCCTCGTCCAACATTCTCGTTCGTCAGGCGACACTGGATCCCACTGCGGGGACGGTATCCGCGTCGTCGATGTCGTCGGGGAATATATTAGCTTTCAACGGTGCTGGACGCGCAACCGCCGTTGGCGCGCTAACCATTACCATTACCGGATGTACAGGAGACAGGGTCTACCGCATTGAGATCTTGTCTATTGGCCAAATCATTCGATCGGAGAGTAGCTGTGTCTAG
- a CDS encoding prepilin-type N-terminal cleavage/methylation domain-containing protein has product MSRLRSGALSSKGFSLIEIMVTVAITTVGLVGLVALLLESDRSAQDSTSRSLASWMIDDLTNRIMANQDAVASYDTGGAAVNCSAQPTMCAAYHNGTAHVNNAICSGDQQAAFDLWNVACPSNVTVPGSDFTRAGNTDFMAPPKLYVNVLTGLGVGALSTQVSITMTWDVRTSGREADGSTNYLNEGNITSRTDALSTEIDL; this is encoded by the coding sequence GTGTCTAGATTACGCAGTGGCGCATTGTCTTCAAAAGGCTTCAGCCTGATTGAAATCATGGTGACGGTCGCCATTACCACCGTCGGTTTGGTCGGCCTGGTTGCCTTGTTACTGGAATCTGACCGCTCCGCCCAGGATTCCACCAGTCGCTCACTGGCATCCTGGATGATTGATGACTTGACCAATCGTATTATGGCCAATCAGGATGCCGTTGCCAGCTACGACACGGGGGGAGCTGCGGTCAATTGCTCCGCTCAGCCAACCATGTGTGCGGCCTATCACAACGGTACGGCACACGTTAACAATGCCATATGCAGCGGCGATCAACAGGCCGCTTTCGATTTATGGAACGTTGCCTGCCCTTCTAACGTTACCGTGCCAGGCTCGGACTTTACCCGAGCGGGCAATACCGATTTTATGGCGCCTCCCAAGCTGTATGTCAACGTACTGACAGGATTGGGGGTTGGTGCATTATCCACCCAGGTTTCTATCACCATGACCTGGGATGTCAGAACCTCAGGCAGAGAAGCCGATGGCAGCACCAACTACCTGAATGAAGGCAATATCACCAGCCGTACTGACGCCCTTTCAACGGAAATAGATCTGTGA
- a CDS encoding GspH/FimT family pseudopilin, producing MTRFAHGTTLTELMLVIAILAIAAFTITPATTSIIQKQLADRDVSLVHMAIATARSRAILTQTPHTLCPLDSSKHCSRNWNNELTLFADRNRNRTLDNDDTVVQRITDADNTVLRSYNRSAISFGANGFAGGYNGSFSYCRTTSMGQHKSAAFILSRIGRLRPGKDSDNNGQVELANGQDVECP from the coding sequence ATGACACGGTTTGCACACGGAACGACCCTGACCGAATTGATGTTGGTTATCGCCATTCTAGCTATCGCTGCCTTTACCATTACCCCCGCAACTACCAGTATTATCCAGAAGCAACTCGCAGACCGGGACGTATCCCTTGTTCACATGGCAATAGCCACTGCCAGAAGCCGTGCCATCCTGACACAAACCCCGCACACCTTGTGCCCGCTCGACAGTAGCAAACACTGCAGCCGCAACTGGAATAACGAACTGACCCTGTTTGCCGACCGCAATCGCAACAGAACCCTGGACAATGACGATACCGTTGTGCAGCGCATCACGGACGCAGATAACACCGTGCTGCGCAGCTACAACCGCAGCGCCATTTCCTTTGGTGCCAATGGCTTCGCAGGGGGCTACAACGGCTCATTCAGCTACTGTCGCACCACCTCGATGGGTCAACACAAAAGTGCCGCTTTTATTCTTTCCAGAATTGGCCGCCTGCGTCCGGGCAAAGATTCCGACAATAACGGTCAGGTGGAACTCGCCAACGGTCAGGATGTGGAGTGTCCCTGA